The following are encoded together in the Coffea arabica cultivar ET-39 chromosome 1c, Coffea Arabica ET-39 HiFi, whole genome shotgun sequence genome:
- the LOC113730666 gene encoding protein PMR5-like isoform X2 has translation MALLYSKSASFLACIFCFTTILCLNLLQFDSASAVLLVGLRNQHSHPHHRRPMLQANQSSCSLFVGSWVRDDTYPFYPSSCPIIDPEFNCQAYGRPDSDYLKYRWKPANCDPPRFNGLEFLIKMKGKTVMFVGDSLGRNQWQSLICMISAGVPSSPTQYQRGDPLSTFKFSEYGVSVSFYRAPYLVDIDTMQGKRVLRLDDIRGNGNAWRGVDVLSFNTGHWWSHRGALQGWDYMESGGSLYRDMDRLAALEQGLRTWARWVDANIDASSTRVFFQSISPTHYKKFHSLKLLVPQFNKLGITWLGIVLWSVLEPLS, from the exons ATGGCTCTTCTGTACTCAAaatctgcttcatttttggctTGTATCTTCTGCTTCACTACAATTCTATGCCTAAACCTGCTGCAATTTGACAGTGCCTCGGCAGTCTTGTTAGTGGGTTTGAGGAATCAGCACAGTCACCCTCACCATAGAAGGCCAATGCTCCAAGCCAACCAGAGCTCATGCTCCTTGTTTGTGGGCTCCTGGGTTCGTGATGATACTTATCCTTTTTATCCATCTTCTTGTCCCATCATCGATCCTGAATTCAACTGTCAAGCGTATGGCCGACCCGACTCTGATTATCTCAAATATCGTTGGAAACCAGCCAACTGTGATCCTCCCAG GTTCAACGGGCTGGAATTTCtgataaaaatgaaagggaaGACTGTGATGTTTGTGGGCGATTCACTGGGACGCAACCAATGGCAATCTCTAATTTGCATGATTTCAGCTGGGGTCCCAAGTTCCCCAACTCAATATCAGAGGGGCGACCCTCTGTCAACCTTCAAATTCTCG GAGTATGGTGTGTCCGTGTCGTTTTACAGAGCACCATATTTGGTGGACATAGATACGATGCAAGGCAAGAGAGTGCTGAGATTGGATGACATAAGAGGAAATGGTAATGCGTGGAGGGGAGTGGATGTGCTGTCATTTAACACAGGTCACTGGTGGTCTCACAGAGGAGCTCTTCAAGG GTGGGACTATATGGAGTCAGGTGGAAGCTTGTATCGAGACATGGATCGCTTGGCTGCATTGGAGCAAGGTCTGAGAACGTGGGCCAGATGGGTTGACGCAAATATTGATGCTAGCAGTACCAGGGTCTTCTTTCAGAGTATCTCGCCTACGCATTACAA AAAATTTCACTCACTGAAATTGCTGGTGCCACAGTTCAACAAACTGGGTATAACTTGGCTTGGAATAGTGCTGTGGAGTGTACTTGAACCACTTTCGTAG
- the LOC113730645 gene encoding PHD finger-like domain-containing protein 5A, whose amino-acid sequence MAKHHPDLIMCRKQPGIAIGRLCEKCDGKCVVCDSYVRPCTLVRVCDECNYGSFQGRCVICGGVGISDAYYCKECTQQEKDRDGCPKIVNLGSAKTDLFYERKKYGFKKR is encoded by the coding sequence ATGGCCAAGCATCATCCTGATTTGATTATGTGCAGGAAGCAGCCGGGGATAGCCATTGGACGGCTTTGTGAAAAATGTGACGGAAAGTGTGTAGTCTGTGATTCTTATGTGCGCCCTTGCACGCTGGTCCGAGTTTGTGATGAGTGCAACTACGGATCATTTCAGGGTCGCTGTGTCATCTGTGGAGGAGTGGGAATCTCTGATGCCTACTACTGTAAAGAGTGTACCCAACAAGAGAAAGATCGGGATGGGTGTCCTAAAATCGTTAATCTTGGAAGTGCTAAGACAGATTTGTTTTATGAGCGCAAGAAATATGGCTTCAAGAAAAGATAG
- the LOC113730658 gene encoding gibberellin 2-beta-dioxygenase 8-like isoform X1, with protein sequence MSQTEYDSYPPLFRPRRSPTLPSPDSDDFFNQQVPDFDPVPVIDSECINQKQLDEACREWGMFRLINHGIPLTLLNKLHDHAKKLFSLAYESKQASFTPPISYFWGTPGLTPSGVVIQRDARAQSQNFNWLEGFHVLLTPLSQLQYEDPMLDSFRCLLEEYGRHQTRLATTIFEALAKNLQLDSERTRAYLSTATGHLRVHRYPCCFEAEQLRAWGIDVHTDSSVLSILHEDEVGGLQVCSNNQWFDVKPQFDSLIVNLGDMMQAMSDDNYIGAKHRVKVNKHKERISVGYFVLPYEDTVIESSKYKPFTYADFRAEVQRDLKTVGFKIGLQKFKLSETF encoded by the exons ATGTCTCAGACCGAGTACGACTCCTACCCTCCGTTGTTCCGCCCAAGGAGAAGCCCGACCCTCCCCAGCCCCGATTCTGACGACTTCTTCAACCAACAAGTTCCAGATTTCGACCCCGTTCCTGTGATAGATTCCGAGTGCATAAACCAGAAGCAGCTGGATGAAGCTTGTAGAGAGTGGGGTATGTTTCGGTTGATCAACCACGGGATTCCTCTGACCCTTTTGAACAAACTTCATGACCACGCCAAAAAGCTCTTTTCTCTCGCCTATGAATCCAAGCAAGCCTCTTTCACCCCTCCCATATCCTACTTTTGGGGCACCCCTGGCCTCACCCCATCTGGTGTTGTCATACAAAGAGATGCTCGTGCCCAGAGCCAGAACTTCAACTGGCTCGAAGGTTTTCATGTTCTTTTAACTCCATTATCCCAGCTTCAATATGAAGATCCTATGCTCGACTCTTTCAG GTGCTTGCTGGAAGAATACGGGAGGCACCAGACTAGGCTGGCTACGACAATTTTCGAGGCTCTGGCAAAGAATCTCCAATTGGATTCTGAACGTACAAGAGCTTATCTGTCGACAGCAACGGGACACCTACGAGTTCATCGCTACCCATGCTGCTTCGAGGCAGAGCAGTTGCGAGCATGGGGCATAGATGTCCACACTGACAGTTCTGTGCTTTCCATTCTGCACGAAGATGAAGTCGGTGGACTTCAAGTCTGCTCCAATAATCAGTGGTTCGACGTCAAGCCTCAATTCGATTCCCTGATTGTGAACCTCGGCGACATGATGCAG gCCATGAGCGATGACAATTATATTGGTGCCAAGCACAGAGTGAAGGTGAACAAGCACAAGGAAAGAATCTCGGTGGGCTATTTTGTGCTCCCATACGAAGACACCGTTATCGAAAGCTCCAAGTACAAGCCCTTCACTTATGCTGATTTTCGAGCTGAAGTGCAACGAGATTTGAAGACCGTCGGATTCAAGATCGGCCTCCAGAAGTTCAAGCTCAGCGAGACGTTTTAG
- the LOC113730673 gene encoding asparagine synthetase [glutamine-hydrolyzing]: MCGILAVLGCSDDSQAKRVRVLELSRRLKHRGPDWSGLYQHGDFYLAHQRLAIIDPASGDQPLFNEDKRIVVTVNGEIYNHEQLRKSLPNHKFRTGSDCDVIAHLYEEHGENFVDMLDGMFSFVLLDTRDNSFIVARDAIGITSLYIGWGLDGSVWISSELKGLHDDCEHFEVFPPGHLYSSKNGGLRRWYNPPWFSEAIPSTPYEPLVLRRAFENAVIKRLMTDVPFGVLLSGGLDSSLVAAITARYLAGTKAAKQWGAQLHSFCVGLEGSPDLKAAKEVSDYLGTVHHEFHFTVQDGIDAIEDVIHHIETYDVTTIRASTPMFLMSRKIKSLGVKMVISGEGSDEIFGGYLYFHKAPNKEEFHRETCRKIKALHQYDCLRANKATSAWGVEARVPFLDKEFINVAMSIDPESKMIKPGEGRIEKWILRRAFDDEEHPYLPKHILYRQKEQFSDGVGYSWIDGLKAHAELHVTDKMMLNAEHIFPHNTPTTKEAYYYRTIFERSFPQNSASLTVPGGASVACSTAKAIEWDASWSKNLDPSGRAAVGVHNSAYEELLPPVANGNLAPTMIDDVPRMVGIPAKELTIQS; this comes from the exons ATGTGCGGAATATTAGCAGTTTTGGGTTGTTCTGATGATTCTCAGGCCAAAAGGGTTCGCGTCCTCGAGCTCTCTCGCAG ACTGAAGCATCGGGGTCCTGATTGGAGTGGACTATATCAGCACGGTGACTTTTATCTCGCTCACCAGCGCCTGGCAATCATTGATCCCGCCTCCGGTGATCAACCTCTGTTCAATGAAGACAAAAGGATCGTTGTAACT GTGAATGGAGAGATCTACAATCACGAGCAGCTGCGGAAGAGTTTGCCTAATCACAAGTTCAGAACTGGCAGCGATTGTGATGTTATTGCACATCTT tATGAAGAGCatggagaaaattttgtggacaTGCTGGATggaatgttttcttttgttctgcTGGATACCCGTGACAACAGCTTTATTGTTGCCCGGGATGCCATTGGAATCACTTCCCTGTACATTGGCTGGGGCCTTGACG GTTCTGTTTGGATTTCATCAGAATTGAAAGGTTTGCATGATGATTGCGAACATTTTGAGGTCTTTCCACCAGGGCACTTGTATTCCAGCAAGAATGGTGGCCTCCGAAGATGGTACAATCCTCCGTGGTTTTCTGAGGCTATTCCATCAACTCCTTATGAGCCCCTTGTTCTGAGGCGTGCATTTGAAAAT GCCGTGATAAAAAGATTGATGACTGATGTGCCTTTTGGGGTTCTGCTGTCTGGAGGGCTTGATTCGTCATTGGTCGCTGCTATCACTGCTCGTTACTTGGCTGGTACAAAGGCCGCCAAGCAATGGGGAGCACAGCTTCATTCCTTCTGTGTTGGTCTCGAG GGATCTCCAGATTTGAAGGCTGCAAAAGAAGTTTCTGATTATTTGGGTACTGTACATCATGAATTTCACTTCACTGTTCAG GATGGTATCGATGCAATTGAAGATGTTATTCACCACATCGAGACTTATGATGTGACCACAATAAGAGCAAGCACGCCTATGTTCCTTATGTCGCGGAAGATTAAGTCTCTGGGAGTTAAGATGGTCATATCTGGTGAAGGCTCTGATGAGATATTTGGTGGTTATCTGTACTTTCATAAAGCACCAAACAAGGAAGAGTTCCACCGAGAGACATGTCGCAAG ATTAAGGCCCTTCACCAGTATGATTGCTTGAGGGCAAACAAGGCAACATCTGCTTGGGGTGTAGAAGCCCGCGTTCCATTCCTGGACAAAGAATTCATTAATGTCGCCATGAGCATCGACCCTGAGTCGAAGATG ATTAAACCAGGGGAGGGGCGTATTGAGAAGTGGATTCTTAGGAGAGCTTTTGATGATGAGGAGCACCCCTATCTCCCCAAG CATATTCTGTACAGGCAGAAAGAGCAATTCAGTGATGGCGTAGGTTATAGTTGGATTGATGGCCTTAAAGCCCATGCTGAGCTGCAC GTTACCGACAAGATGATGCTTAATGCTGAACACATCTTCCCCCACAATACCCCAACCACAAAGGAAGCATACTACTACCGAACAATTTTTGAGAGGTCCTTCCCCCAG AATTCAGCAAGCCTCACTGTTCCTGGCGGGGCAAGCGTGGCATGCAGTACCGCAAAAGCTATTGAATGGGATGCTTCATGGTCAAAGAACCTTGATCCTTCGGGCAGGGCTGCTGTCGGTGTGCATAATTCAGCTTACGAGGAGCTTCTTCCACCAGTTGCTAATGGAAATTTGGCACCTACGATGATTGACGACGTTCCACGCATGGTTGGAATACCCGCAAAGGAGCTCACAATCCAGAGCTAA
- the LOC113742892 gene encoding uncharacterized protein, translating into MAALSDEAAAKKKRKRINGKKKILIHDKVEVRSTEEGFLGSWHAGTVVGCGELRRRIKYDEILNDDGSERLVEWVKVSPALDGLVRGNQATSNCCRGNIRPLPPSVDFQKWSLHYGQCVDVFVQDAWWEGVIFDHEDGSDQRKVFFPDMGDEVKAQIETFRITREWDDITDEWRPRGNWLLLELIEEVELEWPLLVSVKQIWYEIRVKMEFGKLKEWTSSSRDIWRQLLLQVLSTSYKLTVKQIFHELNSSENSTEEGQPLFEFSANALDAILDPESIFSDTMAIVPYGTNCQLETHAALSADLNPSEEQNAPNALACIGWVEMDNSTHSMKRPNELPCVQAPAFSGLPPNPDHSPEAGSGAKSGRCPTSSDKLNGKLKASGDRTKLQWLPAGIDMVPGTACCPGSVTDYIQKRKLNYKSRAASTLEVRMHISYLGWKIQFARDKAVTRMRYISPEGEIHYSLYQVCLRLQPGSDVPSRICQDDESNSDYPVESSVSSSLTVIPKADTGALKVLSCSEPVYFERDNCPEAVLNYSNWGGTTYHGQNGAKGGIMALKAKRHLSFLGWKFYLEPKGFKKEMRYGSPCGKKFYSLRSACHWCVTEGRIHLSNDAYNSKQIKEPFASQECGVQLTLTDPSPPSNAMVSEGHVNDDLSKQLLIESSSKTSQPKQLAQQGQVKCHGIRGPERKRNHCLLQQSLAALHTGPQNEDSYLLDDVKESQASAKQRDDVNAEMSSCVLRSSKRARQSVVSPSIHQTPRTTLSWLIDNNVVLPRAKVHYRGKKDGRVMKEGKITREGIKCTCCQKVFTLSKFEAHAGSNYHRPSANIFLEDGRSIFQCLLKLKGETNKRKIRSEPREMKGHRLHNDHICSVCHYGGELVLCDQCPSSFHTICLGLKEVPDGDWFCPSCCCGICGLSRLNEDTGRPVDDRLINCGQCEHQYHIECLKKKGLVKHDCHPERNWFCNEKCEQIHLSLHNLLGKPIPVGHDNLTWTLLKYKNAEDSDQEGLDNEHLMESYSKLNIALSVMHECFEPMKEPRTKRDLVEDVIFSRWSELNRLNFQGFYTVVLERDDDLITVATVRVYGEKVAEIPLVATRFQYRRLGMCRIMMNELEKKLIELGVQRLVLPAVPSVLSTWETSFGFSRMTESERLNFLDCTFLDFQGSHMCQKLLKNTQCTELSQLTGVQQKLSPHSGEKDNDLEARGAASEVLQAEQVEDIEVVDQGAADLLREIGSNNSSVVTPSVIVVNQPPEPVNQPPELVNQLAEPVNQSPLFNFLSCQNEINLGYSVGASGQRNHIFKCYKRRRLATCGS; encoded by the exons ATGGCGGCCCTCAGCGATGAAGCCGCTGctaagaaaaagaggaaaaggattaACGGGAAAAAGAAGATTCTCATCCATGATAAAGTTGAG GTAAGGAGTACGGAAGAGGGGTTTCTGGGCTCTTGGCATGCTGGAACTGTGGTTGGATGTGGAGAATTGCGTCGTCGCATCAAGTATGATGAAATCTTAAATGATGATGGTTCTGAACGTTTGGTTGAATGGGTAAAGGTGAGTCCTGCGCTGGATGGGCTTGTTCGTGGGAATCAAGCGACAAGCAATTGTTGCCGTGGCAATATAAGGCCATTGCCCCCTTCGGTTGATTTCCAAAAGTGGTCTCTTCATTATGGACAGTGTGTCGACGTGTTTGTACAGGATGCCTGGTGGGAAGGTGTGATTTTTGACCATGAGGATGGCTCCGATCAGCGGAAAGTCTTCTTTCCGGATATGGGTGACGAAGTTAAGGCTCAAATAGAGACGTTCCGCATCACTCGGGAGTGGGATGACATTACTGATGAATGGAGACCTCGAGGCAATTGGTTGCTTCTCGAATTGATTGAGGAAGTTGAGCTAGAGTGGCCTCTTCTTGTTTCAGTGAAGcaaatttggtatgaaataCGAGTCAAAATGGAATTTGGCAAACTTAAGGAATGGACGTCCTCTTCAAGGGATATTTGGAGACAACTGCTGTTGCAAGTTCTATCCACGAGTTATAAGCTAACTGTGAAGCAAATTTTTCATGAACTAAACTCTTCAGAAAACTCGACAGAGGAAGGCCAGCCATTATTTGAATTCTCTGCAAATGCACTTGATGCAATTCTTGACCCCGAAAGCATTTTTTCTGACACTATGGCTATTGTTCCCTATGGAACTAATTGCCAGTTGGAAACTCACGCAGCGCTGTCTGCTGATTTGAACCCTTCCGAAGAGCAAAATGCTCCCAATGCTTTGGCTTGTATCGGCTGGGTAGAAATGGATAACTCCACTCATTCAATGAAAAGACCCAATGAACTACCCTGTGTTCAGGCTCCTGCTTTTTCAGGGTTACCTCCCAACCCAGATCACAGTCCTGAAGCTGGGTCAGGTGCAAAGAGTGGAAGGTGCCCTACGAGCTCCGACAAGCTGAATGGGAAGCTGAAAGCTTCAGGCGATAGAACAAAGCTACAGTGGCTTCCTGCTGGAATCGACATGGTTCCAGGAACTGCATGTTGCCCTGGTTCAGTAACTGATTATATTCAGAAGCGTAAGTTGAACTATAAATCTCGGGCTGCTTCAACGTTGGAAGTTAGGATGCATATTTCATACTTGGGCTGGAAAATTCAGTTTGCAAGAGATAAAGCAGTAACTCGAATGCGATACATCTCCCCCGAAGGTGAGATTCACTATTCACTCTATCAGGTTTGTCTGAGATTGCAACCTGGATCAGATGTTCCTTCCCGGATATGCCAAGATGATGAAAGTAACAGTGATTATCCTGTAGAAAGCTCGGTCTCATCTTCATTAACTGTGATCCCAAAAGCAGACACTGGGGCACTGAAAGTGCTTTCTTGTTCTGAACCTGTTTATTTTGAACGCGATAATTGTCCTGAAGCTGTGCTGAACTATTCAAATTGGGGAGGGACAACTTATCATGGACAGAATGGTGCAAAGGGTGGTATTATGGCTTTAAAGGCTAAAAGGCACCTATCCTTTCTGGGTTGGAAGTTCTATCTCGAACCAAAGGGGTTTAAGAAGGAGATGAGGTATGGATCCCCATGCGGTAAAAAATTTTACTCTCTTCGAAGTGCCTGCCACTGGTGCGTAACTGAAGGGAGAATTCATCTTAGTAATGATGCTTATAACAGTAAACAAATCAAGGAACCATTTGCAAGCCAAGAATGTGGAGTCCAGCTGACTTTGACAGATCCATCTCCTCCATCAAATGCTATGGTATCAGAAGGACATGTGAATGATGATCTGTCAAAACAGCTGCTAATAGAGTCATCTTCAAAAACATCACAGCCAAAGCAACTTGCTCAACAAGGTCAAGTCAAATGTCATGGAATTAGAGGACCAGAAAGGAAGAGAAACCATTGCTTGCTACAACAATCCTTGGCTGCTCTTCACACAGGCCCCCAAAATGAGGACTCATATTTGCTTGATGATGTTAAAGAATCTCAGGCTTCAGCCAAACAAAGAGATGATGTGAATGCAGAAATGTCTTCCTGTGTGTTGCGATCAAGTAAAAGAGCTCGGCAATCAGTTGTTTCTCCTTCAATTCACCAGACTCCTAGGACTACCTTATCTTGGTTGATCGATAATAATGTGGTTTTACCAAGAGCAAAAGTGCATTACCGAGGGAAAAAGGATGGCCGCGTcatgaaagaaggaaaaataaccCGTGAAGGAATCAAATGCACTTGCTGCCAAAAAGTTTTTACTCTCAGCAAGTTTGAGGCGCATGCTGGCAGCAATTATCATAGACCTtcagcaaatatatttttgGAGGATGGTAGGTCAATATTTCAGTGCCTGTTGAAACTAAAAGGTGAGacgaataaaagaaaaataaggtcAGAACCTCGTGAAATGAAGGGTCATCGTCTTCACAATGACCATATTTGTTCTGTCTGTCACTATGGTGGCGAATTGGTCTTATGTGATCAGTGTCCATCATCCTTTCATACAATTTGCCTGGGTTTAAAG GAGGTTCCCGATGGCGATTGGTTCTGCCCATCCTGCTGTTGTGGAATTTGTGGCCTGAGCCGATTGAATGAAGACACAGGACGACCTGTAGATGACAGGCTTATCAACTGTGGTCAGTGTGAACATCAGT ATCATATAGAGTGCTTAAAAAAGAAGGGTCTTGTTAAGCATGACTGTCATCCGGAAAGGAATTGGTTTTGCAATGAAAAATGTGAACAG ATACATCTGAGTCTCCACAATCTCCTAGGAAAACCAATTCCCGTGGGGCATGATAATCTTACTTGGACATTGTTGAAGTACAAAAATGCTGAAGATTCTGATCAAGAAGGTTTGGATAATGAGCATTTGATGGAAAGCTATAGCAAGCTTAATATTGCTCTCAGTGTAATGCATGAGTGCTTTGAACCCATGAAAGAGCCTCGCACCAAAAGGGATCTTGTGGAAGATGTTATATTTAGCAGATG GTCAGAGTTGAACCGTTTAAATTTTCAGGGGTTCTATACTGTGGTATTAGAAAGAGATGATGACTTGATTACCGTGGCTACTGTAAG GGTCTATGGGGAGAAAGTTGCTGAGATCCCCCTTGTTGCCACACGTTTTCAATATCGCCGCCTTGGAATGTGCCGTATTATGATGAATGAGCTTGAAAAG AAACTCATCGAATTAGGAGTTCAGAGGCTGGTTTTGCCTGCTGTGCCTAGTGTGCTAAGCACTTGGGAAACCTCATTTGGGTTCTCAAGGATGACTGAATCTGAGAGATTAAACTTTCTGGACTGCACTTTCCTTGATTTCCAGGGGAGTCACATGTGCCAAAAACTATTGAAGAACACCCAGTGTACAGAACTTAGCCAATTAACAG GAGTGCAGCAAAAGCTGTCCCCTCATTCTGGTGAAAAAGACAATGACTTGGAAGCCAGGGGTGCTGCTTCTGAGGTACTTCAAGCAGAGCAAGTTGAGGATATTGAAGTGGTGGATCAAGGAGCTGCAGA TCTTCTGAGAGAAATTGGCAGCAACAATAGCAGTGTTGTCACTCCTTCAGTTATTGTG GTGAACCAACCACCTGAACCAGTGAACCAGCCACCTGAACTTGTGAACCAGCTGGCTGAACCGGTGAACCAATCGCCTCTCTTTAATTTCTTGTCATGCCAGAATGAAATTAATCTGGGGTACTCGGTGGGAGCAAGTGGTCAAAGAAATCACATTTTCAAGTGCTACAAACGGAGAAGATTAGCTACTTGTGGAAGTTAA
- the LOC113730658 gene encoding gibberellin 2-beta-dioxygenase 8-like isoform X2 yields the protein MSQTEYDSYPPLFRPRRSPTLPSPDSDDFFNQQVPDFDPVPVIDSECINQKQLDEACREWGMFRLINHGIPLTLLNKLHDHAKKLFSLAYESKQASFTPPISYFWGTPGLTPSGVVIQRDARAQSQNFNWLEGFHVLLTPLSQLQYEDPMLDSFRCLLEEYGRHQTRLATTIFEALAKNLQLDSERTRAYLSTATGHLRVHRYPCCFEAEQLRAWGIDVHTDSSVLSILHEDEVGGLQVCSNNQWFDVKPQFDSLIVNLGDMMQSEGEQAQGKNLGGLFCAPIRRHRYRKLQVQALHLC from the exons ATGTCTCAGACCGAGTACGACTCCTACCCTCCGTTGTTCCGCCCAAGGAGAAGCCCGACCCTCCCCAGCCCCGATTCTGACGACTTCTTCAACCAACAAGTTCCAGATTTCGACCCCGTTCCTGTGATAGATTCCGAGTGCATAAACCAGAAGCAGCTGGATGAAGCTTGTAGAGAGTGGGGTATGTTTCGGTTGATCAACCACGGGATTCCTCTGACCCTTTTGAACAAACTTCATGACCACGCCAAAAAGCTCTTTTCTCTCGCCTATGAATCCAAGCAAGCCTCTTTCACCCCTCCCATATCCTACTTTTGGGGCACCCCTGGCCTCACCCCATCTGGTGTTGTCATACAAAGAGATGCTCGTGCCCAGAGCCAGAACTTCAACTGGCTCGAAGGTTTTCATGTTCTTTTAACTCCATTATCCCAGCTTCAATATGAAGATCCTATGCTCGACTCTTTCAG GTGCTTGCTGGAAGAATACGGGAGGCACCAGACTAGGCTGGCTACGACAATTTTCGAGGCTCTGGCAAAGAATCTCCAATTGGATTCTGAACGTACAAGAGCTTATCTGTCGACAGCAACGGGACACCTACGAGTTCATCGCTACCCATGCTGCTTCGAGGCAGAGCAGTTGCGAGCATGGGGCATAGATGTCCACACTGACAGTTCTGTGCTTTCCATTCTGCACGAAGATGAAGTCGGTGGACTTCAAGTCTGCTCCAATAATCAGTGGTTCGACGTCAAGCCTCAATTCGATTCCCTGATTGTGAACCTCGGCGACATGATGCAG AGTGAAGGTGAACAAGCACAAGGAAAGAATCTCGGTGGGCTATTTTGTGCTCCCATACGAAGACACCGTTATCGAAAGCTCCAAGTACAAGCCCTTCACTTATGCTGA
- the LOC113730666 gene encoding protein PMR5-like isoform X1, with the protein MALLYSKSASFLACIFCFTTILCLNLLQFDSASAVLLVGLRNQHSHPHHRRPMLQANQSSCSLFVGSWVRDDTYPFYPSSCPIIDPEFNCQAYGRPDSDYLKYRWKPANCDPPRFNGLEFLIKMKGKTVMFVGDSLGRNQWQSLICMISAGVPSSPTQYQRGDPLSTFKFSEYGVSVSFYRAPYLVDIDTMQGKRVLRLDDIRGNGNAWRGVDVLSFNTGHWWSHRGALQGWDYMESGGSLYRDMDRLAALEQGLRTWARWVDANIDASSTRVFFQSISPTHYNPSEWSTGSATAAKSCYGETSPMTGTTYPGTYPDQMTVIKTVMRDMNYPPFLLDITLLSAMRKDAHPSIYSGDLTPEQKANPDHSADCSHWCLPGLPDTWNQLFYTAMFF; encoded by the exons ATGGCTCTTCTGTACTCAAaatctgcttcatttttggctTGTATCTTCTGCTTCACTACAATTCTATGCCTAAACCTGCTGCAATTTGACAGTGCCTCGGCAGTCTTGTTAGTGGGTTTGAGGAATCAGCACAGTCACCCTCACCATAGAAGGCCAATGCTCCAAGCCAACCAGAGCTCATGCTCCTTGTTTGTGGGCTCCTGGGTTCGTGATGATACTTATCCTTTTTATCCATCTTCTTGTCCCATCATCGATCCTGAATTCAACTGTCAAGCGTATGGCCGACCCGACTCTGATTATCTCAAATATCGTTGGAAACCAGCCAACTGTGATCCTCCCAG GTTCAACGGGCTGGAATTTCtgataaaaatgaaagggaaGACTGTGATGTTTGTGGGCGATTCACTGGGACGCAACCAATGGCAATCTCTAATTTGCATGATTTCAGCTGGGGTCCCAAGTTCCCCAACTCAATATCAGAGGGGCGACCCTCTGTCAACCTTCAAATTCTCG GAGTATGGTGTGTCCGTGTCGTTTTACAGAGCACCATATTTGGTGGACATAGATACGATGCAAGGCAAGAGAGTGCTGAGATTGGATGACATAAGAGGAAATGGTAATGCGTGGAGGGGAGTGGATGTGCTGTCATTTAACACAGGTCACTGGTGGTCTCACAGAGGAGCTCTTCAAGG GTGGGACTATATGGAGTCAGGTGGAAGCTTGTATCGAGACATGGATCGCTTGGCTGCATTGGAGCAAGGTCTGAGAACGTGGGCCAGATGGGTTGACGCAAATATTGATGCTAGCAGTACCAGGGTCTTCTTTCAGAGTATCTCGCCTACGCATTACAA CCCCAGTGAGTGGAGCACTGGTTCAGCAACAGCAGCCAAGAGTTGTTATGGTGAAACATCCCCAATGACAGGGACAACCTATCCAGGAACCTACCCGGATCAAATGACTGTTATAAAGACAGTGATGAGGGACATGAACTACCCTCCATTTTTGCTTGATATTACTTTGCTCTCAGCAATGAGGAAAGACGCTCACCCTTCCATTTACAGTGGTGATCTCACCCCCGAGCAGAAAGCCAATCCTGACCATTCTGCTGATTGTAGCCATTGGTGCCTGCCTGGCTTGCCTGATACTTGGAATCAACTATTCTACACTGCCATGTTCTTCTAA